A region from the Aegilops tauschii subsp. strangulata cultivar AL8/78 chromosome 5, Aet v6.0, whole genome shotgun sequence genome encodes:
- the LOC109774124 gene encoding protein TIFY 10c, protein MEGAGSGGKMGGGEGMAGRAGAGAASAAKEKSGFAATCSLLSRYMKEKKGGALQGLVGLDMSPPAAVVVGEGAFQPPTTMNLLSGLEEPNAADVELRLEKSSVGQFLKATTDNQDAGEDAHQLTIFYGGKVVVVDNFPSTKVKDLLQMADGAGDKTGSSSLAQQSPPQPAQNALPDLPIARRNSLHRFLEKRKGRIVAKAPYQINSSSAAPSKQANGDNSWLGLGQEVTN, encoded by the exons ATGGAAGGGGCGGGGAGCGGCGGGAAGATGGGCGGAGGAGAGGGGATGGCCGGCCGTGCCGGTGCCGGTGCCGCGTCGGCGGCGAAGGAGAAGTCCGGCTTCGCCGCCACCTGCAGCCTCCTGAGCCGCTACATGAAGGAGAAGAAGGGCGGCGCACTGCAGGGCCTCGTCGGCCTCGACATgtcgccgccggccgccgtcgTCGTAGGAGAAG GAGCTTTCCAGCCGCCCACCACCATGAACCTGTTGTCGGGGCTGGAGGAGCCAAACGCCGCGGACGTGGAGCTCCGCCTCGAGAAATCTAGTGTTGGCCAGTTTCTCAAGGCCACAACTGACAACCAAGATGCCGGAGAGGATGCGCACCAGCTCACCATCTTCTATGGTGGAAAGGTGGTCGTGGTTGACAACTTCCCGTCCACCAAGGTCAAGGATTTGCTGCAGATGGCCGACGGCGCCGGAGACAAGACCGGGAGCAGCAGCCTCGCTCAGCAGAGCCCTCCCCAGCCTGCACAGAACGCTCTCCCTG ATCTGCCTATAGCGAGGAGGAACTCACTGCATAGGTTTCTCGAGAAAAGAAAGGGCAG GATAGTGGCGAAGGCGCCTTACCAAATTAACAGCTCATCGGCGGCTCCGTCCAAGCAAGCTAATGGTGACAACTCCTGGCTCGGGCTAGGCCAAGAAGTGACAAACTGA